One genomic window of Metopolophium dirhodum isolate CAU chromosome 4, ASM1992520v1, whole genome shotgun sequence includes the following:
- the LOC132943999 gene encoding cyclin-H, with the protein MFPTSTQKTNWIFKDELDLNALREDANQKFVTRFGSHMSPDYRNTFFLDANEEHIIQKCHEYILRDFCHKFQPTMPKYVFATALNYLKRFYLYNSVMDYHPKEIMVTCLFLACKVDEFNVSLAQFVANIKGNQSRATTVILNNELFLMEQIKYNLKVHHPFKAIEGFLLDIKTRTRMSDPDRMRTHIDSFIDKLLFTDACLLFAPSQLALAAVLHSASQIKENLDSYVTDLLLGDTGSEHLKDLIEVVRRIRLLHVRTADDHTKELSRISKKLDKCRNQENNPFSEKYKDRIQESLNNSL; encoded by the coding sequence ATGTTTCCAACGAGCACGCAAAAAACGAATTGGATATTCAAAGACGAGTTGGATTTGAATGCATTGCGAGAGGATGCCAACCAGAAGTTCGTTACCAGATTCGGGTCGCACATGAGTCCCGATTAccgaaacacattttttttagatgccAACGAAGAGCATATAATACAGAAATGTCATGAGTATATATTAAGAGATTTCTGTCACAAGTTTCAGCCAACCATGCCAAAGTACGTATTCGCAACTGCTTTAAACTATCTGAAACGATTTTACCTGTACAACTCGGTCATGGATTACCATCCCAAAGAAATAATGGTCACCTGTCTGTTTTTGGCGTGCAAAGTTGACGAGTTCAATGTGTCGCTCGCACAATTTGTCGCCAACATTAAGGGCAACCAATCAAGAGCAACCACAGTGATACTGAATAATGAGTTGTTCCTTATGGAACAGATCAAGTACAACCTCAAAGTGCACCATCCATTCAAGGCAATCGAAGGATTCCTTCTAGACATAAAGACTAGAACACGAATGTCCGATCCAGACCGTATGCGTACTCACATCGATAGTTTCATTGACAAGTTATTGTTTACAGATGCATGTTTATTATTTGCACCGTCTCAGCTGGCACTAGCTGCTGTATTACATTCGGCTAGTCAGATTAAAGAAAATTTGGATTCATATGTAACCGACTTACTGTTAGGTGATACGGGGTCTGAGCATTTAAAAGATTTGATAGAGGTTGTACGGAGAATAAGATTATTGCACGTCAGAACAGCAGATGATCATACAAAAGAACTGTCACGTATTAGCaaaaaattagataaatgtCGAAACCAAGAGAACAATCCATTCAGTGAAAAGTATAAAGATAGAATACaagaatcattaaataattctttatag
- the LOC132943853 gene encoding uncharacterized protein LOC132943853 isoform X2 produces the protein MVRNYIRKSNRQSWLEDDMKMAVLAVVERSLTYDAASIRYEVPRSTLQDRVNKVKEGKLNVQQCGLKALGHYQKVFSIEQENVLVQYLKDMESRLFGLTQNHFRKMAFELAERNNIAHNFNKTNGLAGQDWLKGFLLRHPELSVRIPEPTSAVRAMGFNRPVVNSFYDLLKKCYETHHFKPEQIFNVDESGLSNVAKSRAKIISQKGRRQVGKLSSAERGQNVTVTICFSASGSYIPPLLIFPRVRLNPDFEEEAPPGSLVVCHPSGWMQSEIFVQWLHHFIKHTHPTKENPILLLLDGHVTHVKNLEVIDVARKNNIVIICFPPHTTHKLQPLDVSFMGPLSTYYSQELDLWLLNHPGQVVGLRHISKIFREAYLKAATPKNAISGFRKTGIAPFNSDIFDNSDFAPAETTNNIEMSLDTQTQPCCSADNNSALALYSTPQPSSSANTLNTEQPADNVQNAAVSSLLSQSLVLETPHTTFSSNEKQIFTISPEIILPIPKAQNINRSSRRRGKTAIITESPYKKELQEAKENSKPLPKKKQKKNNIKKRLFTSTDEEEIHPKKLCVSTDDDDSADEECIYCSMPYKEDSKGEKWVKCINCCRWCHELCGGVDNWKTYICDLCIKKK, from the exons atgGTTCGTAATTATATTCGGAAATCAAACAGACAATCATGGTTGGAAGATGATATGAAAATGGCTGTATTAGCTGTGGTGGAAAGAAGTTTGACTTATGATGCTGCGTCTATTCGTTATGAAGTTCCTCGTTCAACGTTACAGGATCGAGTCAATAAAGTTAAAGAAggaaaattaaatgtacaacaGTGTGGATtaaaag ctTTGGGACATtatcaaaaagtattttcaatcgAACAAGAAAATGTtcttgtacaatatttaaaagacaTGGAAAGTCGTTTGTTTGGCTTAacacaaaatcattttagaaaAATGGCCTTTGAACTTGCCGAAAGAAACAATATtgctcataattttaataaaacaaatggtTTAGCAG gtcaAGATTGGTTAAAAGGCTTTTTATTAAGGCACCCAGAGTTGTCAGTACGGATCCCAGAACCAACTTCAGCTGTGAGAGCTATGGGCTTCAATCGACCGGTGGtgaatagtttttatgatttgttaaaaaaatgttatgagacTCATCACTTTAAGCCAgaacaaatttttaatgttgatgaAAGTGGATTGTCAAATGTAGCCAAAAGTAGAGCCAAAATAATTTCCCAAAAGGGACGAAGACAAGTTGGCAAACTGTCATCAGCTGAAAGAGGTCAAAATGTTACAGTGACAATTTGTTTTTCAGCATCGGGTTCATATATTCCCCCATTATTAATATTCCCTAGAGTCAGATTAAATCCAGATTTTGAAGAAGAAGCACCACCTGGATCATTGGTTGTTTGTCATCCATCAGGGTGGATGCAATCCGAAATATTTGTGCAGTGGCTTCATCATTTTATTAAGCATACACATCCCACAAAAGAAAACCCTATTTTATTGCTTTTAGATGGTCATGTTACTCATGTTAAAAACCTTGAAGTTATAGATGTAGCCcgcaaaaataatatagttatcattTGTTTTCCTCCCCATACAACTCACAAATTACAACCGTTAGATGTGAGCTTTATGGGTCCACTCAGTACATACTATAGCCAAGAGTTAGATTTGTGGTTACTTAACCACCCAGGCCAAGTTGTTGGTCTTCGCCACATTTCTAAAATTTTTCGTGAGGCATATCTAAAAGCAGCAACTCCTAAAAATGCAATTTCTGGTTTTAGAAAAACTGGTATAGCTCCATTTAATTCAGACATATTTGACAATTCTGACTTTGCTCCAGCTGAAACTaccaataatattgaaatgtcaTTAGATACCCAAACACAACCTTGTTGTTCAGCTGATAATAATAGTGCTCTTGCATTATATTCTACTCCCCAACCTAGTTCCTCTGCTAATACATTGAATACTGAACAACCTGCAGATAATGTTCAAAATGCAGCTGTTTCATCTTTATTGTCTCAAAGTTTGGTATTAGAAACACCACATACAACTTTTTCTTCAAATGAAAAACAGATTTTTACTATATCTCCAGAAATTATTTTGCCAATACCAAAAGCTCAAAATATTAACAGATCATCAAGAAGAAGAGGAAAGACAGCAATTATCACTGAAAGTCCATACAAAAAAGAACTCCAAGAAGCTAAAGAAAACAGCAAACCACTGCcaaagaaaaaacaaaagaaaaataatattaaaaaaagattattcaCTTCTACAGATGAAGAAGAAATTCACCCCAAAAAGCTATGTGTTTCAACTGATGATGATGACAGTGCCGACGAAGAGTGTATATATTGTAGTATGCCATACAAAGAAGACTCAAAGGGAGAGAAATgggttaaatgtataaattgctgTAGATGGTGTCATGAGCTTTGTGGAGGAGTTGATAACTGGAAGACCTACATTTGTGatctttgtataaaaaaaaaataa
- the LOC132943853 gene encoding uncharacterized protein LOC132943853 isoform X1: MVRNYIRKSNRQSWLEDDMKMAVLAVVERSLTYDAASIRYEVPRSTLQDRVNKVKEGKLNVQQCGLKALGHYQKVFSIEQENVLVQYLKDMESRLFGLTQNHFRKMAFELAERNNIAHNFNKTNGLAGELSNDYFYLYILKFIVILSFNFFYVGQDWLKGFLLRHPELSVRIPEPTSAVRAMGFNRPVVNSFYDLLKKCYETHHFKPEQIFNVDESGLSNVAKSRAKIISQKGRRQVGKLSSAERGQNVTVTICFSASGSYIPPLLIFPRVRLNPDFEEEAPPGSLVVCHPSGWMQSEIFVQWLHHFIKHTHPTKENPILLLLDGHVTHVKNLEVIDVARKNNIVIICFPPHTTHKLQPLDVSFMGPLSTYYSQELDLWLLNHPGQVVGLRHISKIFREAYLKAATPKNAISGFRKTGIAPFNSDIFDNSDFAPAETTNNIEMSLDTQTQPCCSADNNSALALYSTPQPSSSANTLNTEQPADNVQNAAVSSLLSQSLVLETPHTTFSSNEKQIFTISPEIILPIPKAQNINRSSRRRGKTAIITESPYKKELQEAKENSKPLPKKKQKKNNIKKRLFTSTDEEEIHPKKLCVSTDDDDSADEECIYCSMPYKEDSKGEKWVKCINCCRWCHELCGGVDNWKTYICDLCIKKK, from the exons atgGTTCGTAATTATATTCGGAAATCAAACAGACAATCATGGTTGGAAGATGATATGAAAATGGCTGTATTAGCTGTGGTGGAAAGAAGTTTGACTTATGATGCTGCGTCTATTCGTTATGAAGTTCCTCGTTCAACGTTACAGGATCGAGTCAATAAAGTTAAAGAAggaaaattaaatgtacaacaGTGTGGATtaaaag ctTTGGGACATtatcaaaaagtattttcaatcgAACAAGAAAATGTtcttgtacaatatttaaaagacaTGGAAAGTCGTTTGTTTGGCTTAacacaaaatcattttagaaaAATGGCCTTTGAACTTGCCGAAAGAAACAATATtgctcataattttaataaaacaaatggtTTAGCAGGTGAATTAagcaatgattatttttatttatatattttaaagtttattgttatattatcttttaattttttttatgtaggtcaAGATTGGTTAAAAGGCTTTTTATTAAGGCACCCAGAGTTGTCAGTACGGATCCCAGAACCAACTTCAGCTGTGAGAGCTATGGGCTTCAATCGACCGGTGGtgaatagtttttatgatttgttaaaaaaatgttatgagacTCATCACTTTAAGCCAgaacaaatttttaatgttgatgaAAGTGGATTGTCAAATGTAGCCAAAAGTAGAGCCAAAATAATTTCCCAAAAGGGACGAAGACAAGTTGGCAAACTGTCATCAGCTGAAAGAGGTCAAAATGTTACAGTGACAATTTGTTTTTCAGCATCGGGTTCATATATTCCCCCATTATTAATATTCCCTAGAGTCAGATTAAATCCAGATTTTGAAGAAGAAGCACCACCTGGATCATTGGTTGTTTGTCATCCATCAGGGTGGATGCAATCCGAAATATTTGTGCAGTGGCTTCATCATTTTATTAAGCATACACATCCCACAAAAGAAAACCCTATTTTATTGCTTTTAGATGGTCATGTTACTCATGTTAAAAACCTTGAAGTTATAGATGTAGCCcgcaaaaataatatagttatcattTGTTTTCCTCCCCATACAACTCACAAATTACAACCGTTAGATGTGAGCTTTATGGGTCCACTCAGTACATACTATAGCCAAGAGTTAGATTTGTGGTTACTTAACCACCCAGGCCAAGTTGTTGGTCTTCGCCACATTTCTAAAATTTTTCGTGAGGCATATCTAAAAGCAGCAACTCCTAAAAATGCAATTTCTGGTTTTAGAAAAACTGGTATAGCTCCATTTAATTCAGACATATTTGACAATTCTGACTTTGCTCCAGCTGAAACTaccaataatattgaaatgtcaTTAGATACCCAAACACAACCTTGTTGTTCAGCTGATAATAATAGTGCTCTTGCATTATATTCTACTCCCCAACCTAGTTCCTCTGCTAATACATTGAATACTGAACAACCTGCAGATAATGTTCAAAATGCAGCTGTTTCATCTTTATTGTCTCAAAGTTTGGTATTAGAAACACCACATACAACTTTTTCTTCAAATGAAAAACAGATTTTTACTATATCTCCAGAAATTATTTTGCCAATACCAAAAGCTCAAAATATTAACAGATCATCAAGAAGAAGAGGAAAGACAGCAATTATCACTGAAAGTCCATACAAAAAAGAACTCCAAGAAGCTAAAGAAAACAGCAAACCACTGCcaaagaaaaaacaaaagaaaaataatattaaaaaaagattattcaCTTCTACAGATGAAGAAGAAATTCACCCCAAAAAGCTATGTGTTTCAACTGATGATGATGACAGTGCCGACGAAGAGTGTATATATTGTAGTATGCCATACAAAGAAGACTCAAAGGGAGAGAAATgggttaaatgtataaattgctgTAGATGGTGTCATGAGCTTTGTGGAGGAGTTGATAACTGGAAGACCTACATTTGTGatctttgtataaaaaaaaaataa
- the LOC132944000 gene encoding uncharacterized protein LOC132944000 isoform X1 encodes MSVEKEECELEQLVSSDEEPRPTDIAQITPPITPKPPPRAHSHSDSRTKTSNSLSIESQKNECHKSTARLSSTSSIHQDKPQTQPSKDIGGPTRLMCVNERLGRSSLHDYKPPRPPPPNFSKLQNKKVLSEQTMDRSCLHHCFLSDVTDVRQMEQALQQLLEDFHSGKLRAFGKDCSMEQMTAIREQQEHLAWLHFELGVRQDGSNPLSEQGIAKGTENMHSLMASLEQLSLSIEKLHSFSNSTSD; translated from the exons ATGTCTGTAGAGAAGGAAGAATGCGAACTGGAACAACTGGTGTCTTCTGATGAAGAACCCAGACCAACTGACATCGCACAAATTACACCTCCTATTACACCTAAGCCTCCTCCGAGAGCACATTCCCATTCAGATAGCCGAACTAAGACTAGCAAT tcACTTTCTATCGAAAGCCAAAAGAACGAATGCCACAAATCTACAGCTAGATTGTCTAGTACTTCATCCATACATCAAGATAAACCACAAACACAACCATCTA AAGACATAGGTGGTCCGACTCGCCTGATGTGTGTTAACGAGAGATTAGGACGCAGTTCACTTCATGACTACAAACCACCACGACCGCCACCTCCAAATTTTAgtaaattgcaaaataaaaaag TACTCTCTGAACAAACTATGGATAGAAGTTGCCTACATCATTGTTTTTTGTCAGATGTGACCGATGTCAGACAAATGGAGCAAGCCCTACAGCAACTACTTGAAGATTTTCATTCTGGCAAATTGCGTGCATTTG GTAAGGATTGCAGTATGGAACAAATGACAGCTATTCGTGAGCAACAAGAACATTTAGCATGGCTACATTTTGAACTTGGTGTGAGACAAGACGGATCGAATCCGCTCAGCGAACAAGGCATTGCCAAAGGCACAGAAAACATGCACTCCCTAATGGCTAGTCTAGAACAGCTGTCTTTATCCATTGAAAAATTACATTCGTTTAGTAATTCAACAtccgattaa
- the LOC132944000 gene encoding uncharacterized protein LOC132944000 isoform X2 translates to MSVEKEECELEQLVSSDEEPRPTDIAQITPPITPKPPPRAHSHSDSRTKTSNSLSIESQKNECHKSTARLSSTSSIHQDKPQTQPSKDIGGPTRLMCVNERLGRSSLHDYKPPRPPPPNFSKLQNKKDVTDVRQMEQALQQLLEDFHSGKLRAFGKDCSMEQMTAIREQQEHLAWLHFELGVRQDGSNPLSEQGIAKGTENMHSLMASLEQLSLSIEKLHSFSNSTSD, encoded by the exons ATGTCTGTAGAGAAGGAAGAATGCGAACTGGAACAACTGGTGTCTTCTGATGAAGAACCCAGACCAACTGACATCGCACAAATTACACCTCCTATTACACCTAAGCCTCCTCCGAGAGCACATTCCCATTCAGATAGCCGAACTAAGACTAGCAAT tcACTTTCTATCGAAAGCCAAAAGAACGAATGCCACAAATCTACAGCTAGATTGTCTAGTACTTCATCCATACATCAAGATAAACCACAAACACAACCATCTA AAGACATAGGTGGTCCGACTCGCCTGATGTGTGTTAACGAGAGATTAGGACGCAGTTCACTTCATGACTACAAACCACCACGACCGCCACCTCCAAATTTTAgtaaattgcaaaataaaaaag ATGTGACCGATGTCAGACAAATGGAGCAAGCCCTACAGCAACTACTTGAAGATTTTCATTCTGGCAAATTGCGTGCATTTG GTAAGGATTGCAGTATGGAACAAATGACAGCTATTCGTGAGCAACAAGAACATTTAGCATGGCTACATTTTGAACTTGGTGTGAGACAAGACGGATCGAATCCGCTCAGCGAACAAGGCATTGCCAAAGGCACAGAAAACATGCACTCCCTAATGGCTAGTCTAGAACAGCTGTCTTTATCCATTGAAAAATTACATTCGTTTAGTAATTCAACAtccgattaa